The nucleotide window AAGCACCACAAGCACCACCAGCAGTACCCGGGCACCGTCCCGGGCAGGCCCGTCCCCGCGCACCGCGGGGGCGGGCTGCTGCTGTCCCGGGGGTCGGGACCGGCAGGGACGGCGCGCCCTGGCACCGGGCTCGTCGGACCAGCCCCGCCCCCGGGCTTACCATCGGTGGTCGGCCAGGTGGATCTTGTGACCTACCGGGCCTGTCCTGTCCCCGACCGCTGGGTGTGCCGTGATCCGGTTCGACAACGTGACCAAGGTCTACAAGGCCAAGCAGCGTGCTGCGCTCGACGACGTGACGCTCAACATCGACCGCGGCGAGTTCGTGTTCCTCGTCGGGGCGTCCGGCTCCGGCAAGTCCAGCTTCCTGCGCCTGTGCCTCAAGGAGGAGCGGGCCAACACCGGCACCGTCCACGTGGCCGGCCGCGACCTGGCCAAGCTCGCGTCGTGGAAGGTCCCGCGCTTCCGCCGCCAGCTCGGCGTCGTGTTCCAGGACTTCCGCCTGCTGCCCAACAAGTCCGCCGGCGAGAACATCGCCTTCGCGCTGCAGGTCATCGGCAAGCCCAAGCACGTCATCGACCGGACCGTGCCCGAGGTGCTCCAGCTCGTCG belongs to Aquipuribacter hungaricus and includes:
- the ftsE gene encoding cell division ATP-binding protein FtsE; amino-acid sequence: MIRFDNVTKVYKAKQRAALDDVTLNIDRGEFVFLVGASGSGKSSFLRLCLKEERANTGTVHVAGRDLAKLASWKVPRFRRQLGVVFQDFRLLPNKSAGENIAFALQVIGKPKHVIDRTVPEVLQLVGLDGKADRLPDELSGGEQQRVAIARAFVNRPAILLADEPTGNLDPTTSVGIMKLLDRINKTGTTVVMATHDDEMVDQMRKRVIQLEEGVVIRDEARGVYGSTA